A region of the Clostridium sp. AN503 genome:
GTATGAACTTATTAAATGATCTTCTGTAAAAATTGACGGGCAGGACGGAATTTTACCGTTCCTGCTCGTGTCTTTTTGCAGTCTTTTATACTCAGCCGTCCGCTCCTGCTTTGTAAGCGTCAAATAAGAACGTGTAGTGAAATATTTGGCGTTCTCCTGTAAACTTGGGGTTAGAGTTTTTAGAGTTCACTCCTAAAACTCTAAATCCAGATAAAGGAGAATACCCATGAACATTTCCGCTTTAACTCCGGATAAACAGGTTAAATTTCAGTACTGGCTGGATGTGATCCGGCAATGCAGAGCCTCCGGCCTGACGAACCAGGCATGGTGCGAACAGCATGATATCTCTTTAAAAAGCTATTATTACTGGATCGCAAAAATCCGGAAGCTGGCGCTTGAGGAACTGCCTCGAAAGAATCATGGAAGCAGGCCGGTAATGGAGCAGACTGTACCGGCGCTGGATGCGGCCCCGGAATTTACGGAGGTATCCTTTTGCGGCAGACAGGATTCCAGCGCCGCTCCTGCAGCAGTAATCCACATCCATACCGTGACTGTTGATCTCTTTGGGGATACGCCCCGGGTACACGGATATGAGAAAACAGCTGGACGGTCTGATCGATATCATCCAGTACAGCTTCCGGCTTGACCCTTACAGCAATTCCCTGTCCCTTTTCTGTGGGAAACGGGCGGACCGGATCAAGGCAGTCCATTATGAAGGAGACGGTTTCTGCCTTTTCTATAAGCGCTACGAAAACGGCCGTCTCCAATGGCCGCGCACAGGTGAAGAAGCCAGACAGATCTCCCATCAGCAGCTCCGCTGGCTGTTGGAAGGCCTGAACCCGGAGCAACCAAAAGCTGTTCGCAGCCGGACTCCCCCGAAACCTGAAAAACCCGGAAATTCCTTATAAATACTGGAAAATCCTGCTGTTTTATGGTACAATGGCTCTATCAGAACAGGAAGGTTTTCAGCCTATGCCGGATACAGAACAGGAGTACAAAAAGCAGATCAAAGAACTGGAACAGCAGGTCCGGCTCCTTAGGGAGCAAGTTGCTTTCCTTACCCGTAAACTTTACGGAACAAAATCGGAGAAGACGTCTGTCCTTGAAATAGAGGGACAGATGTCTCTTTTTAATGAAATGGAATCCTGTGCCGGTCTGGATGCCCATGAACCGGATCTGGCGGAAGTCGAAAAACATCTGCGGAAAAGGAAACATGCCGGCCAGCGGGAAAAACTGATAAAAGACATCCCCCGCAGCAAAGTGCTCCCCACGATCGACGAAAGTGAACAGATCTGTGAAAGATGCGGAGGCGCCATGGTAAAAGTCGGAGAGGAGTTTGTCCGTACTGAGGTACAGTTCATCCCTGCCAGTCTCAAGGTGATTGACCATTACCGGGAAACCTATGAATGCAGGACATGCCGCAAAAACGGAACACCTTATATGGAGAAGTCCCCGGTGCCCTGTGCCCCGGTCATGCACTCCCTTGCGTCTGCTTCCACGATCGCATGGCTCATCCGCCAGAAGTTTGAACCGGGCATCCCATTATACCGCCAGGAAAAGGAATGGGAGGCCTTGGGCCTTTCCCTGAGCAGGGCGACGATGTCGAACTGGCTCCTGGCCGCCTGTCGGGACTGGCTTTCCTGTGTGGTCTCCCATCTCAGGCGGGAACTTCTGAAACAGGAGTATCTGCACATCGATGAAACCCACGTACAAGCGCTGAAGGAACCAGGGAGGAAGAACACTTCGGATTCTTATATGTGGGTATACTGCAGCATCAGGGACTGCAAACAGCCGGTCC
Encoded here:
- a CDS encoding IS66 family insertion sequence element accessory protein TnpB, which gives rise to MNISALTPDKQVKFQYWLDVIRQCRASGLTNQAWCEQHDISLKSYYYWIAKIRKLALEELPRKNHGSRPVMEQTVPALDAAPEFTEVSFCGRQDSSAAPAAVIHIHTVTVDLFGDTPRVHGYEKTAGRSDRYHPVQLPA
- the tnpB gene encoding IS66 family insertion sequence element accessory protein TnpB (TnpB, as the term is used for proteins encoded by IS66 family insertion elements, is considered an accessory protein, since TnpC, encoded by a neighboring gene, is a DDE family transposase.), coding for MRKQLDGLIDIIQYSFRLDPYSNSLSLFCGKRADRIKAVHYEGDGFCLFYKRYENGRLQWPRTGEEARQISHQQLRWLLEGLNPEQPKAVRSRTPPKPEKPGNSL
- a CDS encoding IS66 family transposase, whose amino-acid sequence is MPDTEQEYKKQIKELEQQVRLLREQVAFLTRKLYGTKSEKTSVLEIEGQMSLFNEMESCAGLDAHEPDLAEVEKHLRKRKHAGQREKLIKDIPRSKVLPTIDESEQICERCGGAMVKVGEEFVRTEVQFIPASLKVIDHYRETYECRTCRKNGTPYMEKSPVPCAPVMHSLASASTIAWLIRQKFEPGIPLYRQEKEWEALGLSLSRATMSNWLLAACRDWLSCVVSHLRRELLKQEYLHIDETHVQALKEPGRKNTSDSYMWVYCSIRDCKQPVRYFEYQPGRGGKYPEAFLKGYTGYIHTDAYSGYNGVKGVTRCLCYTHLRRAFVNALPKDIHDPEASKPAEAVVRLNKLFEIEKELDGLLPEQKKKERINREKRLLEAFWSWAETSSAGELPKSKLHTAFRYALNNRQEFFNYLEDGHCSISNSLAENCIRPFVIGRKNWLFAGSPKGAAASAGIYTLVETAKANGLNAMKYIKYILSDMPGSRFLENPEYLDDYLPWDPMVQERCR